The following coding sequences are from one Natrarchaeobaculum sulfurireducens window:
- a CDS encoding DUF5794 domain-containing protein, giving the protein MSTSQHPVALRLERFVGGDARLLALVMMLPLIDGVFPALILAGALDDPLGAVQIGLLIFGGSATVAVILAEMTGTPREQATIVLLVGIPLILLAAVQAALAPAIGSVLDIAIFERFAALVIAAIAAKTASATIGEYLPSPAVIISLGLVASIDPNGAAFMVMDDPALVANATLAAVVGVAFALVVALGGPYLREYMDIDRFRFGSAVALGLLPLSLLGMAFGQAPLAALVVAAIFAIDVPVGFDRDSSEEDDDPDESSLGVRELGPIIDSSERDSETIFGGWVASRPETDDESDSADGSSTRGHDSTETDGRAPWL; this is encoded by the coding sequence ATGAGCACGTCTCAACACCCGGTTGCCCTCCGCCTCGAGCGATTTGTAGGTGGTGATGCGCGACTGCTTGCGCTGGTGATGATGCTACCGCTGATCGACGGCGTCTTCCCGGCGTTGATCCTTGCCGGCGCGCTCGATGATCCACTGGGGGCCGTACAGATCGGGCTCCTGATCTTCGGCGGCAGCGCAACGGTCGCGGTAATCCTCGCGGAAATGACGGGCACGCCGCGGGAGCAAGCTACGATCGTGTTGCTCGTCGGGATTCCGTTAATACTGCTGGCGGCCGTCCAGGCGGCACTCGCCCCGGCGATTGGCAGCGTCCTCGACATCGCCATCTTCGAGCGGTTCGCCGCGCTGGTAATCGCCGCCATCGCAGCCAAGACCGCCAGTGCCACCATCGGCGAGTATCTTCCGAGCCCCGCAGTAATCATCAGCCTTGGACTCGTCGCCAGCATCGATCCAAACGGGGCGGCGTTCATGGTGATGGACGATCCCGCACTCGTCGCCAACGCCACCCTCGCTGCCGTCGTCGGCGTCGCGTTCGCCCTCGTCGTCGCGCTCGGAGGCCCGTATCTGCGCGAGTACATGGACATCGATCGCTTCCGCTTCGGTAGCGCTGTTGCGCTCGGACTCCTCCCACTGTCGTTGCTCGGGATGGCCTTCGGGCAGGCTCCGCTGGCCGCACTCGTCGTCGCCGCCATCTTCGCGATCGACGTCCCCGTCGGCTTCGACCGAGACTCGAGCGAGGAAGACGACGACCCTGACGAGTCGAGTCTCGGCGTCCGCGAGCTGGGGCCGATCATCGACAGCTCCGAGCGCGACTCCGAGACGATCTTCGGTGGCTGGGTCGCCTCGAGACCCGAAACTGATGACGAGTCCGACTCCGCCGACGGCTCGTCGACTCGAGGTCACGATTCGACCGAAACCGATGGCCGCGCCCCCTGGCTGTAA
- a CDS encoding DUF7563 family protein, whose product MVRVSSTPWRPVDQSTCLHCGGHVTNQFARVFGDDRDRAHRCGECDTYARLSRGSAAGLEVPIPDPETSEGRHGGEADA is encoded by the coding sequence GTGGTTCGCGTGAGTTCCACGCCCTGGAGGCCGGTCGATCAATCGACCTGTCTTCATTGTGGAGGCCACGTTACGAACCAGTTCGCTCGCGTCTTCGGTGACGATCGTGACCGTGCCCATCGCTGCGGAGAGTGTGACACCTACGCCCGTCTGAGCCGGGGCTCTGCTGCCGGACTCGAGGTCCCAATTCCGGACCCGGAGACGTCCGAGGGTCGCCACGGAGGTGAGGCCGATGCGTGA
- a CDS encoding DNA adenine methylase, with protein sequence MSYEQTCGDCGKTISAAVNYCPFCGEPTDREVRTDGGPVADTLDRAGAFPYPGSKGQLAGWIINHLPDHHCYVEPFGGSAAVLLQKPASTVEVVNDRDSDIVHFYQVLRDRETELLDWLKATPFRRDLHRKYAHQYFAGYRPDDDVERAGRWFYLRNTQFAQKYTCFSGFRLSQARNHARTYQKRVDKLRLVADRLRDVQVANRDYADLVDRTDAADTCYYFDPPYVDVGDDLYSHEDAFDHAQFTDILESTEGDWIVSYTDLPESLEGDYYVVERSARGTMRAGQGGWSQRNTERLVMNFDPDCTPGFVDDDTRQETLLAVANGGDDR encoded by the coding sequence GTGAGCTACGAGCAGACCTGTGGAGACTGTGGGAAGACGATCTCCGCTGCTGTGAACTACTGTCCGTTCTGTGGCGAGCCGACAGACCGCGAGGTTCGGACCGATGGCGGACCCGTCGCGGACACCCTCGACCGGGCCGGTGCGTTCCCGTACCCCGGCTCGAAAGGACAGCTGGCTGGCTGGATCATCAACCACTTACCGGACCACCACTGTTACGTGGAGCCGTTCGGCGGCAGCGCGGCCGTTCTCCTACAGAAGCCGGCCAGCACTGTCGAGGTTGTCAACGATCGGGATAGCGATATCGTTCACTTCTATCAGGTCCTCCGTGATCGTGAAACCGAGCTACTCGACTGGCTAAAGGCCACACCCTTCAGACGAGATCTTCACCGGAAGTACGCTCACCAGTATTTCGCGGGCTATCGGCCCGACGACGACGTTGAGCGGGCCGGGCGATGGTTCTATCTCCGTAACACACAGTTCGCGCAGAAATACACGTGTTTCAGTGGCTTCAGACTCTCGCAGGCCCGGAATCACGCGCGCACTTACCAGAAACGGGTTGACAAACTCCGCCTGGTCGCGGATCGGCTTCGGGATGTCCAGGTCGCGAACCGCGACTACGCCGACCTGGTTGACCGGACTGACGCTGCAGACACGTGCTACTACTTCGATCCACCGTATGTCGACGTCGGCGACGACCTCTATTCCCACGAGGATGCGTTTGACCATGCCCAATTCACCGACATACTCGAGTCGACCGAGGGCGACTGGATCGTCTCCTACACCGATCTCCCTGAATCGCTCGAGGGAGACTACTACGTCGTTGAGCGATCGGCTCGCGGGACGATGCGGGCCGGTCAGGGTGGCTGGAGCCAACGAAACACCGAACGGCTGGTGATGAACTTCGATCCGGACTGCACACCCGGATTCGTGGATGATGACACGCGCCAGGAGACGCTTCTGGCGGTGGCCAACGGAGGAGATGACCGATGA
- a CDS encoding DUF488 family protein, N3 subclade, translating into MTVHTTYFGGVGQYEPSEGADVFGVVRYPKEFVERVTDRNIPAIAPPEDLLNAYKTVEEAAEENSEPNPAAIAWNSVSYERRYLEHLEGPGQQAVLAELVDRARQRDVWLICWEKDARWCHRRLLANAVVAQLDDVDVVHHPDPTTIPVEETSDDEEGDPTLADFASGGA; encoded by the coding sequence GTGACAGTCCATACGACATACTTCGGCGGGGTTGGTCAGTACGAGCCGAGCGAGGGTGCCGACGTCTTCGGCGTCGTTCGCTATCCGAAGGAGTTCGTCGAGCGGGTGACCGACCGGAACATTCCGGCCATTGCACCTCCCGAGGACCTGCTGAACGCCTACAAGACCGTCGAAGAGGCCGCCGAAGAAAATAGCGAGCCGAACCCCGCCGCGATCGCGTGGAACTCGGTCAGCTACGAACGGCGCTACCTCGAGCACCTCGAGGGACCGGGACAGCAGGCAGTCCTCGCAGAACTGGTCGATCGAGCCCGTCAGCGAGACGTCTGGCTGATCTGCTGGGAGAAAGACGCCCGTTGGTGTCACCGCCGCCTACTCGCGAACGCGGTTGTTGCTCAGCTCGACGACGTCGACGTCGTCCACCATCCCGATCCGACGACGATCCCCGTCGAGGAGACGAGTGACGACGAAGAGGGGGACCCTACGCTGGCCGACTTCGCGTCTGGAGGTGCCTGA